Proteins from a genomic interval of Providencia stuartii:
- the yedE gene encoding selenium metabolism membrane protein YedE/FdhT: MTWSEFKSHYLIRFWKPLPAVIAAGILSTYYFGLTGTFWAVTGEFTRWGGHILQLFGAEPENWGYFKVIGLSGSPLERIDGVMIIGMFAGCFAAALWANNVKLRMPQHRIRIFQAIIGGIIAGFGARLAMGCNLAAFFTGIPQFSLHAWYFAIATAAGSYFGAKFTLMPMFRIPINLKKVSAASPLTQRADVAKKRFKLGMIIFSLAIAWGFYTLWDSPVLGIAILCGIGFGLLIERAQICFTSAFRDLWITGRTHMAKAIIIGMAVSAIGIFSYVQLGATPKILWAGPNAVIGGLLFGFGIVLAGGCETGWMYRAVEGQVHYWWVGFGNIIGATILAYYWDDLGPWLATDFDKVNLLETFGPQGGLAVTYLLLAIAFILMLVWEKYFFRKRGQKQVAASAEVV, encoded by the coding sequence ATGACTTGGTCTGAGTTTAAATCTCACTATCTCATCCGTTTTTGGAAACCTCTACCGGCAGTTATTGCTGCGGGTATCTTATCGACATACTACTTTGGATTAACAGGAACATTTTGGGCCGTCACAGGTGAATTTACCCGTTGGGGTGGACATATTCTACAGTTATTTGGGGCCGAACCTGAAAACTGGGGATATTTTAAAGTGATCGGTTTATCGGGTAGCCCATTAGAGAGAATCGATGGCGTTATGATTATCGGGATGTTTGCTGGTTGTTTTGCAGCAGCATTATGGGCAAATAACGTTAAATTACGTATGCCACAACATCGTATTCGTATTTTTCAAGCGATTATTGGTGGCATCATTGCTGGTTTTGGGGCACGTTTAGCAATGGGATGTAATTTAGCCGCATTCTTTACAGGCATTCCCCAGTTCTCGCTGCATGCATGGTATTTTGCCATTGCAACGGCGGCAGGATCTTACTTTGGTGCGAAATTCACTTTAATGCCAATGTTTAGGATCCCAATTAATCTGAAAAAAGTATCGGCTGCTTCACCACTCACTCAGCGAGCAGATGTTGCCAAAAAACGCTTTAAGTTAGGCATGATAATCTTTTCCTTAGCGATCGCATGGGGCTTCTATACCTTATGGGATTCTCCTGTATTAGGCATTGCTATCTTATGCGGTATCGGTTTTGGTTTGCTGATTGAACGAGCTCAAATTTGTTTTACTTCCGCTTTTCGTGATTTATGGATCACTGGAAGAACCCATATGGCAAAGGCGATCATTATAGGTATGGCCGTAAGTGCAATAGGTATTTTTAGCTATGTACAATTAGGTGCAACGCCAAAAATTTTATGGGCAGGACCTAACGCCGTCATCGGTGGGTTATTATTTGGATTCGGTATCGTGCTAGCAGGAGGGTGTGAAACGGGATGGATGTATCGTGCCGTTGAAGGACAAGTTCACTATTGGTGGGTCGGTTTTGGCAACATAATCGGAGCCACGATCCTTGCCTACTATTGGGATGATTTAGGCCCTTGGTTGGCAACCGACTTTGATAAAGTGAACCTATTGGAAACCTTCGGCCCACAAGGTGGGTTAGCGGTGACTTATTTATTATTAGCAATAGCGTTTATCTTAATGCTGGTGTGGGAAAAGTACTTTTTCCGTAAGCGCGGGCAAAAACAGGTTGCAGCATCAGCGGAGGTTGTATGA
- the yedF gene encoding sulfurtransferase-like selenium metabolism protein YedF produces MSHKEIIPDYRLDMVGEPCPYPAVATLEAMPSLKKGEILEVVSDCPQSINNIPLDAKNYGYTVLDIQQDGPTIRYLIQK; encoded by the coding sequence ATGAGCCATAAAGAAATCATTCCAGATTATCGATTAGATATGGTGGGAGAACCTTGTCCCTACCCAGCTGTCGCGACGTTAGAAGCCATGCCATCGCTAAAAAAAGGGGAAATATTGGAAGTGGTCAGCGATTGCCCACAATCCATCAATAATATTCCTTTAGATGCGAAAAATTATGGTTATACCGTGCTGGACATACAACAGGATGGACCGACTATTCGCTATTTAATCCAAAAATAG
- a CDS encoding GNAT family N-acetyltransferase, producing the protein MKEHIEPEVDEHSLVTLQKITADNFSEICLLSHTLSEAQRSMVADNAYSIVEAQFSDCAWYRGIYADDVPVGFIMLHSGLDDDELEYDGIMLWRFMIAEPYQKLGFGREALIQVIRYLKKKGYPRLYNSCGEGEESPFEFYKKLGFIPTGDYVDDECELVLDLTSWQEELS; encoded by the coding sequence ATGAAAGAGCACATCGAACCGGAAGTGGATGAACATTCACTTGTCACACTGCAAAAAATAACGGCAGATAATTTTTCTGAAATTTGCCTGCTCAGCCATACACTGAGTGAAGCGCAACGCAGCATGGTGGCAGATAATGCCTACTCCATTGTTGAAGCTCAGTTTTCAGACTGTGCGTGGTATCGCGGCATTTATGCTGATGATGTCCCTGTGGGTTTTATTATGTTGCATTCAGGGTTAGACGATGATGAGCTTGAATATGATGGAATTATGCTATGGCGTTTTATGATAGCTGAACCTTATCAAAAACTTGGATTTGGTCGTGAAGCCTTAATCCAAGTGATCCGCTATTTAAAAAAGAAAGGCTATCCACGACTTTATAATAGTTGTGGTGAAGGTGAAGAAAGCCCATTTGAATTCTATAAGAAACTTGGCTTTATCCCGACGGGGGATTATGTCGATGATGAGTGTGAATTAGTGCTTGATTTAACTAGCTGGCAGGAAGAGTTGTCATAA
- the rdgC gene encoding recombination-associated protein RdgC: MWFKNILVYRLNRDLALSADDLERQLAPLAYHPCGSQDMMKTGWVSPMKGSDSLTHAAGNQILICAKKEEKMLPSPVIKQELQEKIEKLEADQGRKLKKTEKDALKDEVVHSLLPRAFSKYNKTYIWIDTVNQLIIVDAASAKRAEDNLALLRKSLGSLPVVPLTFKDPIELTLTEWIRSGSLPQGFAVMDEAELKALLEEGGIIRCKKQELISDEIATHIEAGKLVTKLALDWEERIQFMLSDDGSLKRLKFSDTLKEQNDDIGKEDYAQRFDADYVLMTGELSALIARLIDVLGGEAEH; this comes from the coding sequence ATGTGGTTCAAGAATATATTGGTCTATCGTCTGAATCGTGATTTGGCGCTAAGTGCTGACGATCTAGAGAGACAACTTGCCCCTCTCGCCTATCATCCATGTGGTAGCCAAGACATGATGAAAACAGGCTGGGTGTCACCTATGAAAGGCTCAGATTCACTGACCCATGCTGCTGGCAATCAAATTCTGATTTGTGCTAAAAAAGAAGAAAAAATGTTGCCTTCCCCTGTGATCAAGCAAGAATTACAAGAAAAAATTGAAAAGCTTGAAGCCGACCAAGGGCGAAAACTGAAAAAAACGGAAAAAGACGCGCTTAAAGACGAAGTCGTCCACTCTTTATTGCCTAGAGCATTCAGCAAATACAATAAAACCTATATATGGATTGATACGGTCAATCAACTCATCATCGTTGACGCTGCTAGTGCCAAACGTGCTGAAGATAATTTAGCCTTGCTCCGTAAAAGTTTAGGCTCATTACCTGTTGTACCATTAACATTCAAAGATCCTATTGAGTTGACTTTAACCGAGTGGATCCGCTCAGGCTCACTTCCTCAAGGCTTTGCTGTTATGGATGAAGCTGAATTAAAAGCGCTCTTAGAAGAAGGCGGTATCATTCGCTGTAAAAAGCAAGAGCTCATTTCAGATGAAATTGCGACACATATTGAAGCCGGAAAGCTAGTCACCAAATTGGCTTTAGATTGGGAAGAGCGCATTCAGTTTATGCTGTCTGATGATGGCTCTCTGAAAAGGCTAAAATTCAGTGATACATTAAAAGAACAAAACGATGATATCGGTAAAGAAGATTATGCCCAACGTTTTGACGCCGATTATGTCCTAATGACTGGGGAACTCAGTGCGCTCATTGCACGCCTTATTGATGTTCTTGGTGGTGAAGCAGAGCATTAA
- the mak gene encoding fructokinase, whose translation MRIGIDLGGTKIEVIALEDNGDTLFRKRVATPRGNYRATLDAIAGLVNDAEMATGKRGRVGVGIPGTLSPVTGKVKNANSTWLNGQFFDADLANILERPVKVANDANCLAVSEAVDGAGKGAPVVFAVIIGTGCGAGIAINGQVHSGGNGVAGEWGHNPLPWQNSQDFAFLQDEQCYCGLTGCTEQFVSGTGFMADYRKLSGDTKTGADIITLMKAGDPHAITAMDNYQSRLARALAQAINMLDPDVIVLGGGMSNVEGLYHSLPTRVKNWVFGRECDTPIRQAIHGDSSGVRGAAWLWPK comes from the coding sequence ATGAGAATTGGCATTGACCTTGGTGGCACCAAAATTGAAGTGATTGCATTGGAAGATAATGGTGACACACTTTTTAGGAAGCGAGTTGCAACGCCTAGAGGTAATTATCGTGCAACATTAGATGCGATTGCGGGATTAGTGAATGACGCAGAAATGGCAACAGGAAAGAGAGGTCGCGTAGGGGTCGGTATCCCAGGCACCTTATCCCCTGTCACTGGAAAAGTGAAAAATGCCAATTCCACTTGGCTTAATGGCCAATTTTTTGATGCCGACCTCGCGAATATCCTTGAAAGGCCAGTTAAAGTTGCCAATGACGCTAATTGCCTTGCTGTCTCAGAGGCGGTGGATGGCGCCGGAAAAGGCGCGCCTGTTGTATTTGCTGTGATTATTGGTACCGGATGTGGAGCGGGTATCGCAATTAATGGACAAGTGCATTCAGGGGGAAATGGCGTTGCAGGAGAGTGGGGGCATAACCCATTACCTTGGCAGAACAGTCAAGACTTCGCGTTTTTGCAAGACGAGCAATGTTATTGCGGATTAACAGGTTGTACTGAACAGTTTGTATCCGGTACTGGGTTTATGGCGGATTATCGCAAGCTCTCCGGCGATACGAAAACAGGCGCTGACATTATCACATTGATGAAAGCAGGTGACCCACATGCCATAACGGCAATGGATAACTACCAATCTCGTCTAGCTAGGGCATTAGCACAAGCCATTAATATGTTAGACCCTGACGTGATTGTTTTAGGTGGTGGAATGAGTAATGTTGAGGGGTTATATCACTCATTGCCTACACGAGTGAAAAATTGGGTATTTGGTCGTGAATGCGATACGCCGATTCGACAAGCGATTCATGGTGACTCAAGCGGTGTCCGAGGCGCCGCGTGGCTTTGGCCTAAGTAG
- a CDS encoding bifunctional 2',3'-cyclic-nucleotide 2'-phosphodiesterase/3'-nucleotidase — MNNIFKLSALALFVTLNVNAATVDLRVMETSDIHSNLIDFDYYKDKPTEQFGLVRTASLIKAAKGEVTNAVLVDNGDLIQGSPLADYMAAKGLENGESHPAHSLMNTMGYTVGNFGNHEFNFGLDYLKKAIAGAKFPYVNANIIDAKTGENYFTPYIIVDTPVKDRDGKRHNLKIGYIGFVPPQIMIWDKPNLTGKVTVNDITETAKKFVPQMKKEGADLVVAIPHSGFSQEPYKAMAENSVYYLSEVPGIDAIMFGHSHGVFPSKDFENIKGVDIEKGTVNGIPAVMPGQWGDHLGVVDLVLSNDKGRWEVLKANAHARPVYDKANKKPLVERDDELAKIIDKPHNDTRQFVGKMIGKASDNMYSYLALVQSDPTVQIVNDAQTDYTKHYIQGDPDLADLPVLSAAAPFKVGGRKNAPDEFVEVEKGDLTFRNAADLYLYPNTLVVVKATGAEVVEWLECSAGMFNRIDPQSTSPQNLINWEGFRTYNFDTISGINYQIDLTEPAKYDVDCQPVNSQANRIKNVTYQGKPIDPKATFLVATNNYRAYGGKFAGTGDSHIAFASPDENRSVLASYIAKISKEQGEVKSKADNNWSFLPIKSDKALDIRFETSQSDKAAKFIQQTAQYPLEKVGNDDIGFAIYKINLNGK, encoded by the coding sequence GTGAATAACATTTTTAAATTATCTGCTTTAGCATTGTTCGTGACATTGAATGTCAATGCCGCGACAGTCGATTTACGTGTGATGGAAACTTCCGACATACATAGTAATTTGATTGATTTTGATTACTATAAGGATAAGCCGACTGAGCAATTTGGTTTAGTACGAACAGCAAGTTTAATTAAAGCCGCAAAAGGCGAGGTGACGAATGCGGTATTAGTGGATAACGGTGACCTGATTCAAGGTAGTCCTTTAGCAGATTATATGGCGGCCAAAGGGCTTGAAAATGGAGAGTCTCACCCAGCTCATAGCCTGATGAATACGATGGGATACACCGTCGGTAACTTTGGTAATCATGAGTTTAACTTTGGCTTAGACTATCTTAAAAAGGCGATTGCAGGGGCTAAGTTCCCTTATGTTAACGCAAATATTATTGATGCTAAGACAGGCGAAAATTACTTCACACCTTATATTATTGTTGATACGCCCGTTAAGGATCGAGACGGTAAGCGTCATAATTTAAAAATCGGTTATATTGGCTTTGTTCCTCCACAAATTATGATTTGGGATAAGCCAAACCTGACAGGCAAGGTGACCGTCAATGATATCACTGAGACCGCGAAAAAATTTGTGCCTCAGATGAAAAAGGAAGGGGCGGACTTGGTTGTGGCAATTCCGCATTCAGGCTTTTCACAAGAGCCATATAAAGCGATGGCAGAGAACTCCGTTTACTATCTCAGTGAAGTGCCGGGTATCGATGCCATTATGTTTGGTCACTCTCACGGTGTATTCCCAAGTAAAGATTTTGAAAATATCAAAGGCGTTGATATTGAAAAAGGAACCGTTAATGGTATCCCAGCCGTTATGCCTGGTCAGTGGGGGGATCACCTTGGCGTCGTTGACTTGGTGTTAAGCAATGATAAAGGACGTTGGGAAGTGCTTAAAGCAAATGCTCATGCCCGCCCTGTCTACGACAAAGCCAATAAAAAACCGCTAGTCGAACGAGATGACGAGTTGGCTAAAATTATCGATAAGCCTCACAACGATACACGTCAATTTGTGGGGAAAATGATCGGTAAAGCTTCTGATAACATGTATAGCTATTTGGCATTAGTACAGAGTGATCCGACGGTACAGATTGTCAATGATGCTCAAACTGATTATACAAAGCATTATATTCAAGGTGACCCTGATTTAGCGGATCTTCCTGTACTTTCTGCCGCCGCGCCATTTAAAGTTGGTGGTCGTAAAAATGCGCCAGATGAATTTGTTGAGGTTGAAAAAGGGGACCTTACTTTCCGCAATGCGGCTGACTTGTATCTATATCCAAATACTTTAGTCGTAGTGAAGGCAACAGGCGCCGAAGTCGTTGAGTGGCTAGAATGTTCCGCTGGGATGTTTAACCGTATTGACCCTCAATCAACCTCACCTCAAAACTTGATCAATTGGGAAGGATTCAGAACTTATAACTTTGATACTATCAGCGGGATTAATTACCAAATCGATCTTACCGAACCTGCAAAATATGACGTAGATTGCCAACCAGTTAATTCACAGGCTAATAGGATCAAAAATGTTACTTATCAAGGCAAACCCATTGATCCAAAGGCCACTTTCTTAGTCGCAACCAATAACTATCGTGCATACGGCGGTAAGTTTGCAGGTACAGGTGATAGCCATATCGCATTCGCTTCCCCAGATGAAAATCGTTCAGTATTGGCATCTTACATTGCTAAAATTTCCAAAGAACAAGGTGAGGTGAAAAGTAAAGCCGATAATAATTGGTCTTTCTTACCGATTAAAAGTGATAAAGCACTCGATATTCGTTTTGAAACATCTCAAAGTGATAAAGCCGCAAAATTTATTCAACAGACGGCACAGTATCCTTTAGAAAAAGTAGGAAATGATGATATTGGTTTTGCTATTTACAAAATTAATTTAAATGGAAAATAA
- a CDS encoding helix-turn-helix domain-containing protein, producing the protein MEIEKYKYSLSVGQRIKSLRLQNGWSGETLGKITGISQQQISRFERGINRIDVESLAKFANAFNVDIVVLLSDYDKTIYDKNIFIANTLII; encoded by the coding sequence ATGGAAATTGAAAAATACAAATATTCATTGTCTGTTGGACAACGAATTAAATCGTTAAGATTACAAAATGGTTGGAGCGGTGAAACGCTTGGTAAAATAACTGGAATAAGCCAACAACAAATTTCACGATTTGAACGCGGAATAAATAGAATAGATGTTGAATCATTAGCAAAATTTGCTAATGCATTTAATGTGGATATCGTAGTTTTATTATCTGATTACGACAAGACAATTTACGATAAGAATATATTTATTGCGAACACTTTAATTATCTAA
- a CDS encoding fimbrial protein has product MKKSLLVLFIASSISASALAADGTITFNGEITSTTCDVTTGNGGDFTVTLPTVSTTALNAAGATAGNTSFTIDLANCSVSGVDVAANFESLSSGDAVTGNLIPTVAPANVQIGLADQAGNLAKVNGAPVGNQPIVNGAATLAYQAFYYAKDVVTAPGAVTAQVNYTLTYP; this is encoded by the coding sequence ATGAAAAAATCACTTTTAGTTTTATTCATTGCATCGTCAATTTCAGCATCAGCATTAGCTGCGGATGGTACTATTACGTTCAACGGTGAAATTACATCTACAACCTGTGATGTGACAACAGGTAATGGTGGTGACTTCACTGTAACGCTGCCAACTGTATCAACAACAGCATTGAATGCAGCAGGTGCGACAGCAGGAAACACCTCATTCACTATCGACTTAGCTAACTGTAGCGTTAGTGGTGTTGATGTTGCTGCTAACTTCGAAAGCCTAAGTTCTGGCGATGCTGTAACAGGTAATCTTATTCCTACCGTTGCACCCGCTAACGTACAGATTGGTCTAGCTGACCAAGCAGGTAACTTAGCGAAAGTAAATGGTGCGCCAGTTGGTAACCAGCCAATTGTTAATGGTGCTGCAACACTGGCATACCAAGCATTTTACTATGCGAAAGATGTTGTAACCGCGCCAGGTGCGGTAACAGCACAAGTTAACTATACATTGACTTATCCATAA
- a CDS encoding fimbrial biogenesis chaperone, which yields MITRLPIINKLILFISLFIVSTSLYASVIINGTRVIYNEKAKSKTVQLVNDNKWPALVQVWLDTGDPNELPENIKTPFSITPPIFKMSPGAGQNLRLTYLGGALPKDRESIFYLNVLEVPPENEETTSLNKNTMQIAIRSRIKLFYRPTDVKVPAQINEKLSFSLKKTSKGNELLIKNNSPWFITFQTVTLSDGNRKLNLEGNMVAPFSDIYLNRGNGVAIPNEFMNAKKISYSVINDYGGLDSYESNL from the coding sequence ATGATAACTAGGCTGCCTATAATAAATAAATTAATTTTATTTATTTCATTATTCATTGTATCAACATCACTTTATGCCAGCGTTATTATCAATGGAACGAGGGTTATATATAATGAAAAAGCGAAAAGTAAAACAGTACAGTTGGTCAATGATAATAAATGGCCTGCTTTAGTACAAGTTTGGTTAGATACTGGAGATCCTAATGAGTTACCTGAAAATATTAAAACACCATTTTCAATTACTCCACCAATATTTAAAATGTCTCCAGGTGCAGGTCAAAATTTAAGATTAACTTATTTGGGAGGCGCATTACCTAAAGATAGAGAATCTATTTTTTACCTCAATGTGTTGGAAGTTCCTCCAGAAAATGAAGAGACAACTTCACTAAATAAAAACACAATGCAAATTGCAATTAGGTCTAGAATTAAATTATTTTATCGACCTACAGATGTTAAAGTACCAGCACAGATAAATGAAAAACTTTCTTTCTCATTAAAGAAAACATCAAAAGGTAATGAGTTATTGATAAAGAATAATTCTCCATGGTTTATTACATTCCAAACTGTCACTTTATCTGATGGGAATAGAAAGCTAAATTTAGAAGGTAATATGGTTGCGCCATTCTCTGATATTTATCTTAATCGTGGAAATGGTGTGGCAATACCCAATGAGTTTATGAATGCAAAAAAAATTAGCTACTCAGTCATTAATGATTATGGTGGCTTAGATTCCTACGAGTCTAATTTATAA